Proteins encoded by one window of Kineosporia sp. NBRC 101731:
- a CDS encoding inorganic diphosphatase, whose translation MDFDVTIEIPKGQRNKYEVDHETGRIRLDRMLFTATRYPADYGFIDNTLGEDGDPLDALVLLEEPTFPGCLVKCRAIGMFHMRDEKGGDDKILCIPSGDPRLEVFQDLTDVNHFYRLEIQHFFETYKDLEPGKSVEDAAWADKAAAEIEIENSRKRLIEAKANGTYH comes from the coding sequence GTGGACTTCGACGTCACCATCGAGATTCCCAAGGGACAGCGCAACAAGTACGAGGTCGACCACGAGACCGGCCGTATTCGCCTGGACCGCATGCTCTTCACCGCCACGCGCTACCCCGCGGACTACGGCTTCATCGACAACACGCTCGGTGAGGACGGCGACCCGCTGGACGCCCTGGTCCTGCTGGAGGAGCCCACCTTCCCCGGATGCCTGGTGAAGTGCCGGGCCATCGGCATGTTCCACATGCGCGACGAGAAGGGCGGGGACGACAAGATCCTCTGCATCCCCTCGGGCGACCCGCGTCTGGAGGTCTTCCAGGACCTGACAGACGTGAACCACTTCTACCGCCTCGAGATCCAGCACTTCTTCGAGACCTACAAGGACCTCGAACCGGGCAAGTCGGTCGAGGACGCGGCCTGGGCCGACAAGGCCGCGGCCGAGATCGAGATCGAGAACTCGCGCAAGCGGCTCATCGAGGCCAAGGCGAACGGCACGTATCACTGA
- the dacB gene encoding D-alanyl-D-alanine carboxypeptidase/D-alanyl-D-alanine-endopeptidase — protein MSDVTQRTSKQWVIRLSVVFAVLVAALIVALTVLGPFGDRQSTSPQQALAPLTERVPGASLPEQESPEVLPAVDAAAPEISATKLTERMSKLMSSKALGKSVSVDVLDPLTGEHVLSRASGTARTPASTAKLLTTAAALSALGPHATITTSAVFDDDTVYLVGGGDVLLGAGESDEDAVDGHAGLATLAEQAAAALSASGPTSVKVALDDALFEGPAMAEGWDASDVTNGYVAPVYAAEISAGRLREGNYVPRSADPGKAAVQAFAKALAEQGITVEGKITRSEAPVTATPLGKVQSATIGDQVELALDHSDNTIAEALGRLVAIERGEGATFSDTGPAVLNELAEQDVEVGGAILADGSGLSAESRIPVQVLTSVLALAAGENGAQLRPMLSGMPIAGVSGTLAERFEADSESAATGLVRAKTGTLSGVSSLAGTLVDEDGRYLVFAVMADKVPSTVAAREALDRFATGLVGCGCSGG, from the coding sequence GTGTCTGACGTCACCCAGCGGACGTCCAAGCAATGGGTGATCCGCTTGTCTGTCGTGTTCGCTGTTCTCGTCGCCGCACTGATCGTCGCTCTGACGGTACTTGGTCCGTTCGGCGATCGGCAGTCGACCTCCCCGCAACAGGCCCTTGCGCCCTTGACGGAGAGGGTGCCCGGTGCATCCCTGCCTGAGCAGGAATCGCCCGAGGTTCTGCCCGCGGTCGACGCGGCGGCGCCGGAGATCTCCGCGACGAAGCTCACAGAGCGCATGAGCAAACTGATGAGCAGCAAGGCCCTGGGCAAGTCGGTCTCGGTCGACGTGCTGGACCCGCTGACCGGCGAGCACGTGCTCAGTCGGGCCTCGGGCACCGCGCGCACCCCGGCGTCCACCGCGAAGCTGCTCACCACCGCGGCCGCGCTCTCCGCCCTGGGCCCGCACGCCACCATCACCACGTCGGCCGTGTTCGACGACGACACCGTCTACCTGGTCGGCGGCGGAGACGTGCTGCTCGGGGCGGGGGAGAGCGACGAGGACGCGGTGGACGGGCACGCCGGCCTGGCCACGCTGGCCGAGCAGGCCGCGGCCGCGCTCTCGGCCAGTGGCCCGACCAGCGTGAAGGTCGCCCTGGACGACGCCCTCTTCGAGGGGCCGGCGATGGCCGAGGGCTGGGACGCCTCCGACGTGACGAACGGCTACGTGGCCCCGGTCTACGCGGCCGAGATCAGTGCCGGACGGTTGCGGGAGGGCAACTACGTGCCGCGCTCGGCCGACCCGGGCAAGGCGGCCGTGCAGGCGTTCGCCAAGGCCCTGGCCGAACAGGGGATCACCGTCGAGGGAAAGATCACCCGGTCGGAGGCCCCCGTCACGGCCACCCCGCTGGGCAAGGTGCAGTCCGCGACCATCGGCGACCAGGTCGAGCTCGCGCTCGACCACAGCGACAACACGATCGCCGAGGCCCTGGGCCGGCTCGTCGCCATCGAGCGCGGTGAGGGGGCGACCTTCTCCGACACCGGTCCCGCCGTGCTGAACGAGCTGGCCGAGCAGGACGTGGAGGTGGGCGGGGCGATCCTCGCGGACGGCAGCGGACTTTCCGCTGAAAGCAGAATCCCGGTGCAGGTGCTGACGTCGGTGCTCGCCCTGGCCGCGGGCGAGAACGGCGCGCAGTTGCGGCCGATGCTCAGCGGGATGCCGATCGCCGGGGTCTCCGGCACGCTCGCCGAGCGCTTCGAGGCGGATTCGGAGAGTGCGGCGACCGGCCTGGTCCGGGCCAAGACCGGCACGCTGAGCGGGGTCAGCTCGCTGGCCGGGACGCTGGTGGACGAGGACGGGCGCTACCTGGTGTTCGCGGTGATGGCCGACAAGGTGCCCTCCACCGTGGCTGCCCGTGAGGCCCTGGACCGGTTCGCCACCGGTCTCGTGGGGTGCGGTTGCTCCGGGGGGTAA
- a CDS encoding zinc-dependent metalloprotease: MAADPVVAEPVDTMINWDLAARTAARVGRSGPDVSVAQAQQIVGELRQAAATAHPHVQSVTGLTTNPGEGVFVVDRPGWARANITAFRTLLAPVMAEVQAKNEERGKAGAGQSAIGSRVTGAEIGALLGVLSSRVLGQYDAFASPGRLLLIAPTIVTVERDLEVVPEDFRLWVCLHEETHRVQFTASDWLADHLLGEVRSLISELMLEPGQVADRFGQVLRGLPDMVRGEGDGRSVLEAVQTPQQREKLARITAIMSLLEGHADVIMDEVGPQVVPTVATIRQRFTRRRAGRGAIDQLLRRLLGLDAKARQYADGAKFVRGVTREVGMEGFNAVWTSPQTLPEPAEINDPKAWVRRVHG; the protein is encoded by the coding sequence ATGGCAGCGGATCCGGTGGTGGCTGAGCCCGTCGACACGATGATCAACTGGGACCTCGCGGCCCGCACGGCGGCCCGGGTCGGGCGTTCCGGCCCGGATGTCAGCGTGGCGCAGGCCCAGCAGATCGTGGGGGAGCTGCGCCAGGCCGCGGCCACGGCGCACCCGCACGTGCAGTCGGTCACCGGGCTCACGACGAACCCGGGCGAGGGCGTCTTCGTGGTGGACCGGCCGGGCTGGGCCCGGGCCAACATCACGGCCTTCCGCACCCTGCTGGCCCCCGTGATGGCCGAGGTCCAGGCGAAGAACGAGGAGCGCGGCAAGGCCGGGGCCGGGCAGAGCGCGATCGGCAGCCGGGTCACCGGCGCCGAGATCGGGGCCCTGCTCGGGGTGCTCTCCAGCCGCGTGCTCGGCCAGTACGACGCGTTCGCCAGCCCGGGCCGGCTGCTGCTGATCGCGCCGACGATCGTCACGGTCGAGCGTGACCTGGAGGTCGTGCCCGAGGACTTCCGGCTCTGGGTGTGCCTGCACGAGGAGACACACCGGGTGCAGTTCACCGCCTCGGACTGGCTCGCCGACCACCTGCTGGGCGAGGTCCGCAGCCTGATCAGCGAGCTCATGCTGGAGCCCGGCCAGGTGGCCGACCGCTTCGGCCAGGTGCTGCGCGGGCTGCCCGACATGGTGCGGGGTGAGGGCGACGGGCGCTCGGTGCTCGAGGCCGTGCAGACCCCGCAGCAGCGGGAGAAACTGGCCCGCATCACCGCGATCATGTCGCTGCTGGAAGGCCACGCCGATGTGATCATGGACGAGGTCGGCCCGCAGGTCGTGCCCACCGTGGCCACCATCCGCCAGCGCTTCACCCGTCGCCGGGCCGGCCGGGGCGCCATCGACCAGCTGCTGCGCCGGCTGCTCGGCCTCGACGCCAAGGCCCGGCAGTACGCCGACGGCGCGAAGTTCGTGCGGGGGGTGACCCGGGAGGTCGGCATGGAGGGCTTCAACGCGGTCTGGACCTCGCCGCAGACCCTGCCCGAGCCCGCGGAGATCAACGACCCGAAGGCCTGGGTACGCCGCGTGCATGGATGA
- the tilS gene encoding tRNA lysidine(34) synthetase TilS, translated as MDDVTAVHVAVRDALADLSGRSGPVLVACSGGPDSLTLAAVTVTTARAHGFRAGAVVIDHGWSAAASAAGAQAAGACRALGLDPVRFMTVDAGGPGGPEAAARVARYQALEAVAAELGACAVLLGHTLDDQAETVLLGLGRGSGARSLAGMPAVRGVFRRPFLGLRRQVVARAGAALGLHPWHDPANDDPAYTRVRVRRLSGELEGALGPGVVPALARSARMLREDADALDALAAQLLEPLLERSLTGAHEVAVEPLRDALPALRRRALLGLARRAGCPGGALGHRHALALERLVIAGRGRADLPGGVVAQVMTAGRGPRLSLHGRIVAG; from the coding sequence ATGGATGACGTCACGGCCGTCCACGTGGCGGTCCGGGACGCTCTGGCGGACCTTTCGGGCAGATCCGGCCCGGTTCTCGTGGCCTGCAGCGGTGGGCCCGACTCCCTGACGCTCGCCGCGGTCACCGTCACCACCGCCCGGGCCCACGGGTTCCGCGCCGGGGCGGTGGTGATCGATCACGGCTGGTCGGCCGCGGCGTCCGCGGCCGGGGCGCAGGCGGCCGGGGCCTGTCGCGCGCTGGGTCTGGATCCGGTGCGTTTCATGACGGTGGACGCGGGTGGCCCCGGGGGGCCCGAGGCGGCCGCCCGGGTGGCCCGGTACCAGGCCCTGGAAGCCGTGGCCGCCGAACTGGGGGCCTGCGCGGTCCTGCTCGGCCACACCCTCGACGACCAGGCCGAGACCGTCCTGCTCGGCCTGGGGCGCGGTTCGGGGGCTCGCAGCCTGGCCGGCATGCCCGCGGTCCGGGGCGTCTTCCGCCGTCCGTTCCTCGGGCTGCGGCGGCAGGTCGTGGCCCGGGCCGGCGCCGCCCTCGGCCTGCACCCGTGGCACGACCCGGCCAACGACGACCCGGCCTACACCCGGGTGCGGGTGCGGCGGCTCTCCGGGGAGCTGGAGGGGGCCCTGGGGCCCGGGGTGGTCCCGGCCCTGGCCCGGAGCGCCCGGATGCTCAGGGAGGACGCGGACGCGCTGGACGCGCTCGCGGCCCAGTTGCTGGAACCGTTGCTGGAACGATCCCTCACCGGCGCGCACGAGGTGGCCGTCGAGCCGTTGCGGGACGCTCTGCCCGCCCTGCGCCGCCGGGCCCTGCTGGGGCTCGCGCGCCGGGCCGGCTGCCCCGGTGGGGCCCTGGGACACCGGCACGCACTCGCGCTGGAGCGGCTGGTGATCGCCGGCCGGGGCCGGGCGGATCTGCCCGGGGGAGTGGTGGCCCAGGTCATGACCGCCGGGCGGGGGCCCCGGCTGAGCCTGCACGGCCGGATTGTGGCAGGCTGA
- the hpt gene encoding hypoxanthine phosphoribosyltransferase, producing MDASDMGSDLEKVLLTEEQIQARLGELAEQIEKDYAGQDVLLVGVLKGAIMVMADLSRTLHRSYETDWMAVSSYGSGTKSSGVVRILKDLDRDISGRHVLIVEDIVDSGLTLSWLIANLSSRGPASVEVCTLLRKPEAMKVDLKVRYVGFDIPNEFVVGYGLDYAEQYRNLRVVGTLAEHVYSS from the coding sequence GTGGACGCCTCCGACATGGGTTCGGACCTGGAAAAGGTCCTGCTCACCGAGGAACAGATCCAGGCACGACTCGGCGAGCTCGCCGAGCAGATCGAGAAGGACTACGCCGGTCAGGACGTGCTCCTGGTGGGCGTGCTCAAGGGCGCCATCATGGTGATGGCCGACCTGAGCCGCACCCTGCACCGCAGCTACGAGACCGACTGGATGGCCGTGTCGTCGTACGGCTCGGGCACCAAGTCGTCCGGTGTGGTGCGCATCCTGAAAGACCTGGACCGCGACATCAGCGGCCGGCACGTGCTGATCGTCGAGGACATCGTCGACTCCGGGCTGACGCTCTCCTGGCTGATCGCCAACCTGAGCTCGCGCGGCCCGGCCTCGGTCGAGGTGTGCACGCTGCTGAGGAAGCCGGAAGCGATGAAGGTGGACCTCAAGGTCCGCTACGTCGGGTTCGACATACCCAACGAGTTCGTGGTCGGCTACGGCCTCGACTACGCCGAGCAGTACCGCAACCTCCGGGTGGTGGGCACCCTCGCGGAGCACGTGTACTCGAGCTGA
- the ftsH gene encoding ATP-dependent zinc metalloprotease FtsH yields MDVKRLTRGPAIWVIVFVVLLIIGARVFAPNQVSKIDTYQAIDLIEQNKVESATLIDGDQRIELTLKAGNEIKGHLQVEANYISQRGDELVQLLKDNEPAKGFTDKVPQSSWWSSLLIGVLPLILLLAVFWFLMGQMQGGGSRVMNFGKSRARLVSKDTPKVTFADVAGADEAVEELHEIKEFLAEPAKFQAVGAKIPKGVLLYGQPGTGKTLLARAVAGEAGVPFYSISGSDFVEMFVGVGASRVRDLFQQAKENAPAIIFVDEIDAVGRHRGAGLGGGHDEREQTLNQLLVEMDGFDVKTNVILIAATNRPDILDPALLRPGRFDRQISVEPPDMKGRTKILNVHSKGKPMAPDVDLEGVARKTPGFSGADLANVLNEAALLTARANARVIDDRALDEAIDRVIAGPQKRTRLMSEKERKITAYHEGGHALVAAAMNNTEPVTKVTILPRGRALGYTMVLPQDDKYSTTRNEMLDQLSYAMGGRVAEEIIFHDPTTGASNDIEKATGIARAMVTQYGMSERVGAIKLGRSSGEVFLGRDMGHERDYSEEVASVVDDEVRRLIEAAHDEAYQVLVENRDVLDTLVLTLLEKETLNRAELAEIFGPVRKSPVRPVWLSSERRAVSDIPPVLSPAERRLAQNGSAASANGSANGHGAELGDLN; encoded by the coding sequence ATGGACGTCAAACGACTGACGCGGGGGCCGGCGATCTGGGTGATCGTCTTCGTGGTCCTGCTCATCATCGGGGCCCGCGTGTTCGCGCCCAATCAGGTCTCGAAGATTGACACGTACCAGGCCATCGACCTGATTGAGCAGAACAAGGTCGAGAGCGCCACCCTCATCGACGGTGACCAGCGCATCGAGCTGACCCTGAAGGCCGGCAACGAGATCAAGGGCCACCTTCAGGTCGAGGCCAACTACATCTCCCAGCGCGGCGACGAGCTGGTGCAGCTGCTGAAAGACAATGAGCCGGCCAAGGGCTTCACCGACAAGGTGCCGCAGTCCTCATGGTGGTCCAGCCTGCTCATCGGGGTGCTGCCGCTGATCCTGCTGCTCGCCGTGTTCTGGTTCCTGATGGGCCAGATGCAGGGTGGCGGCTCGCGGGTGATGAACTTCGGCAAGTCTCGTGCCCGGCTGGTCAGCAAGGACACCCCCAAGGTGACCTTCGCCGACGTCGCCGGTGCCGACGAGGCGGTCGAGGAGCTCCACGAGATCAAGGAGTTCCTGGCCGAGCCGGCCAAGTTCCAGGCCGTCGGGGCCAAGATCCCCAAGGGCGTGCTGCTCTACGGCCAGCCCGGTACCGGTAAGACGCTGCTCGCCCGGGCTGTCGCCGGTGAGGCGGGCGTGCCGTTCTACTCGATCTCCGGTTCCGACTTCGTCGAGATGTTCGTCGGTGTCGGTGCCTCCCGCGTGCGTGACCTGTTCCAGCAGGCGAAGGAGAACGCTCCGGCGATCATCTTCGTCGACGAGATCGACGCGGTGGGCCGCCACCGGGGTGCCGGTCTCGGCGGTGGGCACGACGAGCGCGAGCAGACCCTCAACCAGCTGCTGGTCGAGATGGACGGCTTCGACGTCAAGACGAACGTCATCCTGATCGCGGCCACCAACCGGCCCGACATCCTCGACCCGGCCCTGCTGCGCCCGGGCCGTTTCGACCGGCAGATCTCGGTCGAGCCGCCGGACATGAAGGGCCGCACGAAGATCCTCAACGTCCACTCCAAGGGCAAGCCGATGGCTCCCGACGTGGACCTCGAGGGTGTCGCCCGCAAGACCCCGGGCTTCAGCGGTGCCGACCTGGCCAACGTGCTGAACGAGGCCGCTCTGCTGACTGCCCGCGCCAACGCCCGGGTGATCGACGACCGGGCCCTGGACGAGGCGATCGACCGGGTCATCGCGGGGCCGCAGAAGCGCACCCGGCTGATGAGCGAGAAGGAACGCAAGATCACCGCGTACCACGAGGGTGGTCACGCGCTGGTGGCGGCGGCGATGAACAACACCGAGCCGGTCACCAAGGTCACGATCCTTCCGCGGGGCCGCGCCCTCGGCTACACCATGGTCCTGCCGCAGGACGACAAGTACTCCACCACCCGCAACGAGATGCTCGACCAGCTGTCGTACGCGATGGGTGGCCGGGTGGCGGAAGAGATCATCTTCCACGACCCCACCACGGGCGCCTCGAACGACATCGAGAAGGCCACCGGCATCGCCCGGGCGATGGTGACCCAGTACGGCATGTCCGAGCGGGTCGGTGCGATCAAGCTGGGCCGCAGCAGTGGTGAGGTCTTCCTCGGCCGCGACATGGGCCACGAGCGCGACTACTCCGAAGAGGTGGCCAGCGTCGTCGACGACGAGGTGCGCCGCCTGATCGAGGCCGCTCACGACGAGGCGTACCAGGTTCTGGTCGAGAACCGCGATGTCCTCGACACCCTGGTGCTGACCCTGCTGGAGAAGGAGACCCTGAACCGGGCGGAGCTGGCCGAGATCTTCGGTCCGGTACGCAAGAGCCCGGTGCGCCCGGTCTGGCTGTCCAGCGAGCGCCGCGCCGTCTCCGACATCCCGCCGGTGCTCAGCCCGGCCGAGCGTCGCCTGGCCCAGAACGGCAGTGCGGCCTCGGCCAACGGTTCGGCCAACGGCCACGGCGCCGAGCTCGGAGACCTGAACTAG
- the folE gene encoding GTP cyclohydrolase I FolE, translated as MDPSVDTARIESAVREILLAIGENPDRDGLVQTPARVARAYAEMFAGLRQDPSDVLSTTFDLGHEEMVLVRDIELYSCCEHHLVPFHGVAHVGYIPSSDGRITGLSKLARLVDLFAKRPQVQERLTTQIADALVEHLKPRGVIVVVECEHLCMSMRGVRKPGSRTVTSAVRGQLRDPATRAEAMSLIVAHAR; from the coding sequence CTGGACCCGAGCGTCGACACCGCCCGGATCGAGTCCGCCGTGCGAGAGATCCTGCTCGCCATCGGGGAGAACCCCGACCGCGACGGTCTGGTGCAGACCCCCGCCCGGGTCGCCCGGGCCTATGCCGAGATGTTTGCCGGTCTGCGTCAGGACCCGTCCGACGTGCTCTCCACCACCTTCGACCTCGGGCACGAGGAGATGGTGCTGGTCCGCGACATCGAGCTGTACTCCTGCTGCGAGCACCACCTGGTGCCGTTCCACGGCGTCGCTCATGTCGGCTACATCCCCAGCTCCGACGGCCGGATCACCGGGCTGAGCAAGCTCGCCCGCCTGGTCGACCTCTTCGCGAAGCGCCCGCAGGTGCAGGAGCGGCTCACCACACAGATCGCCGATGCGCTCGTCGAACACCTGAAACCTCGCGGTGTGATCGTGGTGGTGGAATGTGAGCATCTCTGCATGTCCATGCGTGGCGTGCGCAAGCCGGGCTCGCGTACCGTGACGTCCGCGGTGCGTGGCCAGCTGCGCGACCCGGCCACCCGCGCCGAGGCCATGAGCCTGATCGTCGCCCACGCGCGCTGA
- the folP gene encoding dihydropteroate synthase, with protein MTTSEHRTLVMGVLNVTPDSFSDGGRWLDPDAAVTHGLELRAQGADLIDVGGESTRPGAERVSEEEELRRTVPVVRRLAGQGVAVSIDTMRASVARAALEAGAALVNDVSGGRWDSAMPALIAQTGAPFVAMHWRGVQALGRAEHDLAAQYDDVVAEVAAELTQSLEVLVAAGVDPAQVVLDPGLGFSKNAEHNWELLAHLDALVDLGRPVLVGASRKRFLGSLLAGPDAAPAPVGQRDDATAAISALAATAGVWCVRVHAVRASVDAVRVAAQVRQAGQMRQIRQQTRSGTHTEHTQAGRTTGTR; from the coding sequence ATGACCACCTCCGAACACCGGACCCTGGTCATGGGGGTGCTCAACGTCACCCCGGACTCGTTCAGTGACGGTGGTCGATGGCTCGACCCGGACGCGGCGGTGACGCACGGCCTGGAACTGCGGGCGCAGGGTGCGGACCTGATCGACGTCGGTGGGGAGAGCACCCGGCCCGGGGCCGAGCGGGTCAGCGAGGAGGAAGAGCTGCGCCGCACCGTTCCGGTGGTGCGCCGGCTCGCCGGGCAGGGCGTGGCCGTCAGCATCGACACGATGCGGGCGAGCGTGGCCCGGGCCGCTCTGGAGGCGGGCGCGGCCCTGGTGAACGACGTCAGCGGTGGCCGCTGGGACAGCGCCATGCCGGCGTTGATCGCGCAGACGGGTGCTCCCTTCGTGGCGATGCACTGGCGGGGCGTGCAGGCGCTGGGGCGGGCCGAGCACGATCTGGCCGCCCAGTACGACGACGTGGTGGCCGAGGTCGCCGCCGAACTGACCCAGAGCCTGGAGGTTCTGGTGGCGGCGGGTGTCGACCCGGCACAGGTGGTGCTCGACCCGGGTCTCGGCTTCTCGAAGAACGCCGAGCACAACTGGGAACTGCTGGCGCATCTGGACGCCCTGGTCGACCTCGGGCGACCGGTGCTGGTCGGGGCCTCTCGCAAGCGGTTCCTGGGCAGCCTGCTGGCCGGGCCGGACGCGGCCCCGGCACCGGTGGGGCAGCGCGACGACGCCACCGCTGCGATCAGCGCCCTGGCCGCGACGGCCGGGGTCTGGTGCGTGCGGGTGCATGCGGTGCGGGCCAGTGTGGACGCGGTGCGGGTGGCGGCCCAGGTTCGGCAGGCCGGGCAGATGCGGCAGATCCGGCAGCAGACCCGCAGTGGCACCCACACAGAGCACACACAGGCCGGAAGGACGACGGGGACACGGTGA
- the folK gene encoding 2-amino-4-hydroxy-6-hydroxymethyldihydropteridine diphosphokinase — MSTGLGFGPITQGSGRLLDQIRLSGVTARGTHGVFDFERREGQDFVVDVVLHTDISAAAASDDLTRTTHYGELAGTVADIVRGDPVDLIETLAERIAWACLEPPGVFAVDVAVHKPQAPIEETFGDVVVAIRRERTILLERAPAAPVPVVLALGTNMGDRLMILRGAVRDLRAVEGLEIDVISPVIQTDPVGGPDQPDYLNAVVLATSTLSANDVLAACNRIEGEFGRERTVRWGPRTLDIDVISYGELRSYDEKLTLPHPRAHERAFVLAPWLAADEHATLLTDSGPEKVATLLERAPDRISLRQRPELTLEHWA, encoded by the coding sequence GTGAGCACGGGGCTGGGCTTCGGCCCGATCACACAGGGGTCCGGGCGGTTGCTGGACCAGATCCGGCTCTCCGGCGTCACGGCCCGGGGCACCCACGGGGTCTTCGACTTCGAGCGGCGTGAAGGTCAGGACTTCGTCGTCGACGTGGTGCTGCACACCGACATCTCGGCCGCCGCGGCGAGCGACGACCTGACCCGGACCACCCACTACGGCGAGTTGGCCGGCACCGTTGCGGACATCGTCCGGGGTGATCCGGTCGACCTGATCGAGACCCTGGCCGAGCGCATCGCCTGGGCCTGTCTGGAGCCGCCGGGTGTGTTCGCCGTCGACGTCGCGGTGCACAAACCGCAGGCGCCGATCGAGGAGACCTTCGGCGACGTGGTGGTGGCGATCCGCCGCGAGCGCACGATCTTGCTGGAGCGGGCCCCGGCCGCGCCGGTGCCGGTGGTGCTCGCCCTGGGTACGAACATGGGTGACCGGCTGATGATCCTGCGAGGCGCCGTGCGTGACCTGCGGGCGGTAGAGGGGCTGGAGATCGACGTGATCTCACCGGTGATCCAGACCGATCCGGTGGGTGGTCCCGACCAGCCCGACTACCTGAACGCGGTGGTGCTGGCCACGTCCACGCTGAGCGCGAACGACGTGCTGGCCGCCTGCAACCGCATCGAGGGCGAGTTCGGCCGCGAGCGCACGGTGCGCTGGGGCCCGCGCACCCTCGACATCGACGTGATCAGCTACGGCGAGCTACGTAGTTACGACGAGAAGCTGACCCTGCCGCACCCCCGGGCACACGAGCGGGCGTTCGTGCTGGCGCCCTGGCTGGCGGCCGACGAGCACGCCACGCTGCTCACCGACTCGGGCCCGGAGAAGGTGGCCACCCTGCTGGAACGGGCTCCGGACCGGATCTCGCTGCGGCAACGGCCCGAACTCACCCTGGAGCACTGGGCATGA
- a CDS encoding DUF3180 domain-containing protein translates to MRGARISTTLLIGVVSSVVCWVLLDSWTGQGNTAPPLSWTAVFGTVALVVVVIAAGLPMRRWQRTVPGERVGMKRRIDPLVAARTAVLAKAAAYGGALILGWYLGQALILLPDLVGDRLGRFVLAMIAAGSAVALSAAGFVVQRWCRVPPDDDEKKPD, encoded by the coding sequence ATGAGGGGCGCCCGGATCAGCACCACGCTGCTCATCGGAGTGGTCTCGAGCGTGGTCTGCTGGGTCCTGCTGGACAGCTGGACGGGTCAGGGCAACACGGCTCCGCCGCTGTCCTGGACCGCGGTGTTCGGCACGGTGGCGCTGGTGGTCGTGGTGATCGCCGCCGGTCTGCCGATGCGTCGCTGGCAGCGCACCGTCCCGGGGGAGCGGGTCGGGATGAAGCGGCGGATCGACCCGCTGGTGGCCGCCCGTACCGCGGTGCTGGCCAAGGCGGCGGCGTACGGCGGGGCGCTGATCCTCGGCTGGTATCTCGGTCAGGCCCTGATCCTGCTGCCCGATCTGGTGGGTGACCGCCTGGGCCGGTTCGTGCTGGCGATGATTGCCGCGGGCAGTGCCGTGGCGCTGAGCGCGGCCGGTTTCGTCGTGCAGCGATGGTGCCGGGTCCCGCCGGACGACGACGAGAAGAAACCGGACTGA